In the Brachionichthys hirsutus isolate HB-005 chromosome 1, CSIRO-AGI_Bhir_v1, whole genome shotgun sequence genome, ATAGGACGTCGTTATCCGTCTGTTTCACAGCAGCAAAGTAAACTCAGCTTAGCGTGAGACGGACAGCCTATAAACGCCTCTGAGTATAAAGACTCGGCTCTACATGAAGCATCAAAGAcccaaaggaaaacaaaatatgGACAAATTTCACCTACAATatgtttgttgctttttttaagCTAATCATCTCTAAATGAATCTAAAATAGACGGACGTGAGGATAGTCTAAATCTTAACCTGGCAGGAAACGGTGCTGCTGGAGTGGATCAGTCCCGTCTACCTGGACGTCAGCTACCAAGAGCAGATCCAGGAGGAGTTTGAGGACAGTTCAGAAATCCAGCTGGCAGGTTTCCTCAAGGTAATGGCTTGCTACGTATTTCAGCCTGTCCTCTATCTCGACTCCCCTTTTCCCTGATCATGTGTCCGTCCTCAGGAGGAGAAGTTTAGGGAGGTTAGAGAAGCGCTGCGACTCGCCCAGATTCAGTGGACGAAGAGGGGGCCGCCCAATAAGAGGTAGGAAATACTGATAGGTCATGTGATCGTCCACGTTCATTTCCTTGTTTGTCCACACAAGATATCTTTGGGTTTTGCACAGgggctggtttttttttttttgtgctgaaaCATACACTCGTGCCCTTTTTAGATGCTATGAAGTGGCTTCTTTGGATACCCTGCCgcagtgtgtgagtgcatgctgggagctgCTCCATTCAGAGGCGttcttcctgcttctctccAACTTCACCGGCCTTCGATTGCACTTCCTGTGTCCtgctgatgatgacgacgacgacgatgatgatgattgtgCGGATAAGACAAAGACAGAAGATGACACACGAGACGGAGAAGCCTCGGGCTCTACGGCTGAGTCACAATCAGCACACGCAAGCAGCTCcaaaggtgtgtgcgtgtgtgtgtgtgtgtgtgtgtgtgtgtgtgtgtcggtttcATCAGTCTGCACTTCTCCGAGTGTCTCTTTTTTCATCACCTCTTTGTTTTCCAGCGCTGAGCACACCTGTGTGCTCTGGTGAGCTGCGTCGATGGTCCCATGGCGACTACACGCTCCTGCATGATGCCGAAGCTGCACGGGCTGAATACGCTCTGGATCTTGTTTTACCGTTCTGTGATACAGGtgagtgcaaacacacacacacacacacacacacatgcacatgcacatgcacgtgcacactGCGAGAAGTGGCAATCGATACGGCGACTGTTTCCCCATTTATCGTTCATAGAATGGCAGTCGCAGTTTGGAGGCTTCACCTGTTATGTGGCTAatgaagaggacgaagaagTGAGTGTCGGATTACCGTATGAAGCGGATGGAGGATAAACATGTTGTGATACGTGTGTACTTCACACATCAGTGACTGCCATTGCTCTGGTTTCCTCCTCATCGCAGCTTCTCACAGTGTATCCGGAGGACAATTCCCTCGCCCTCGTCTACAGAGACAAGGAAACCCTCAAATTTGTCAAACATGTCAACCACAGAAGCTCCTCTGATTCATCCAGCACTTCTCCCAGCAGAGCATTGTATAACTTCTCCTTCGTGTactatgaataaatatatattctctatacttgtgtgtgtgtgtgtgtggactcacCTACattgcaaaaaggaaaaacaagttCCACGTCAGCCAACTGCTAATGTCTGTCGTGCTACGGAGCACAGTTTCGGATTCTCGCGATCAAAGAAGTTACCGTACTGAATAATCGTGTTTTTATATTCTAATCAAAGTAATCAAAATTTCCAACAACTTGCAAAATTAGTCATTAATTCTCTGGTCTGGCTGCTGTTGTAGGATTAGAGCACAAATAGAGAcgatataaacacacacacactggcagatACTGTATACCGGAGACTATATTATTAAAATAGAGTTCACTGCTGTGTATGACTGATGAAAAAGTCCTCATTTGTGACGTCATTCCGTCGTCATAGATTACAGTCCCACTGGTAAAGTCACCGGACGAATCCGTGTTTTGCCCTAGACCAGTTCCTTAATGTTATATTTAGCCATTTGCGGTTTTATTCTTaactttaatgatttttttattggaaGGAATCGTGACGGGAAcattttagtttcatttatttcaaagatATATACTTACTGTAAttctttaaacttttttttttttggacgctcgtaaaaaaaaaaaaaaaaaaacctcttcctTCCGGTCATGTTATTTACCGCAGAAGACGCATTCACTTCGACCAATCAGAACCTTTTTTCGTTTTCTGATCAGCCAATGGGGAGGCCAGAACTTTCTGACTAGTTCAGTGGGCGTGACCCGACAACAGGAAGCGTCAACGAAGCATACAACAAAGTTTAAAGGTAAGTTTTGTACCGATTTTAATTTGAAACTACTTTACGGTTAATCGGTAGACTTCGAACTAAGGCACGATGGGGGCGGTGGCGTTGAGTTGTCCGGTAAATATTTCAGCTATCAACCCCAGGCCGAGCTTTACGGCAGTGTGAACGCTTTACTGTACGCGCGTTACTAACACGCTAGTCTGTGAAACGATCAATAGTAGCTTCAGTTGGTTGAACCAAAGCGTAAAACCAGTGTAAGGTTGAGCTGAAGAGATCATTCACACCAGGAAACGGGCTTCTTCAAGCGCGCGAACCTAAAATGTCTTCATCTCACTTTACAACAATAGTTCGCTCATGaatggtttatttatttccattcatCTTTACATGTTTTATATCTACACATATTTAGAGAAGGAGTGTGTTAAAAATGACACCATTTGCctgtttagtttatttttctgtaCACTTTTACTGTTTACCCTACAAGTGcaaattaattttaacattttaaatcttaTTTCCCTAATTGTTCCTTGAATTGATGCTGGCTGATGATTCTGATTCCCACTAGTTTGACACATTTGAACCGATAGGAAAATAATATACCATATGATATACTGCAATACAACATGTGATACTGTATATAGACAATatttatatgtatgtatatatcaTATAATATACAGCAATACCTTGGCATACGAGTATAATTGGTTTCAGGACTgagctcataactcaaatcactcaaTTTTTTCcgtataaaataactgaattaaaaagaaatctgttctGGCCGTCAATAACCCcccaaatcaatgctaataacagacacacacacacacacacacacagagagagatctaatcaattatatacagtattattgtaatataaaatgtggctttattatgagattaactttgagATAGACGTAGCGTTAATGGCGGGGAGCAGTGCGAGGAGGAGTGAGGGGAGACACTTTATTCCctaattgtacctttacacgaacacgtacataaacttagacattatagttctgcctttggaaggctttgtgttcttggtaGCAtctttctgtttgaggattgaaCATACTCGGTTTCTTGAACgtaattcgttccgtaatattgtttgaaaaccggaaatatatttcccataagaaataatgtaaactagattcatccgttcctacgcaccagataaatgcccatttatATGCCTacatttatattaatatgtaactatacgtttatctaaacaacagataagggtaaataatatgaaaatcaaaagcataataaaagttaatgtaAGAAAATTCTGTATTATTTACGTACCGTTTTGGCTGCGTGTCGGGAGGTGAAGGGACAGACGGAAGGGGGAAgagttattcctttgaaagggagccccccccccccctgggggaactgtcctgggtctttccttttctttctcagcTTTCTTAAGAAATGTTGAGATCGCTGATTTATCCATAGcggaacgctcgtatgtcgaggtattactgtatttaaaacCTGTAAACAACTAAAGACGGCAACACAACAAAGCACAATTGCTCACATGTAACAGTGTATTCTTGTGTGaatcaaatatttcattattgTTTTATCTAAATATCAGACGAGCCTATCCAGGGAATACTAAAGGTTGCCTCTTGGCAGCAAAGCTAAATGGCATATTTTAAGCTCATGATGATCACTTAATCCTCACACAGCTGGTGAACGACTCTCACAGTGTACTTCCAGAGTACCGGTAGGTAGGATAGCATATAATTACATACTGGATACATGCTCTAGAGAACCTAGTAGCCAAGCATGGAGACCGGCTAAAACCCAGCGCTGTGTTCCTGACAAATTGTTTCTATGAGCgtactctgttttttttttttttttactgcaacatttttaaaaaaattctgAAAAGTGCAAACTAATTTAACAGATTCAAATCCAACGGATCAAACTGAACGAATATGTTCAATTCCCAACAGCACACGATGGCATGGCATTCAAAATGATACAAAGCCATGCTccgtcatgttttattttgatatgtGAAATGACAAACCCCTCAAAGATCAACTGCGACTGAAAGCAAAAGCACATTTATTAGTCGCAAAGGAATTCAGTTGATGATATCCTCGTTCTCAGATGATTGCAGCGTTGTGTAGGCAATGGCTgacaaatacaagtaaatgaCTTTTTTGTCCCGGTGATTCACGGCTGATGTTGTGAGGAGGGAGAATCATGCACAAATAAAGGGGAGATAATTATTGAGCTTGTCCTGCACTTCAGACGAGCTAGAAATCACTCAGAGATCGATTTCTCTTCCAACACCGACGCGAAACTAAATAGTTTCCCCATGAAAGAGACTTTTTCAGAACGTTCTGCAAACATTCAGAACCCTTTTCAAATTTAGATTAAAGTCTGACTAACTCTCTTGATATTTTGATtgatttagatattttattttattttgattttggaCTGTGTATGTTTTTGATTTTCCACAATAACGGCAAAATTAAACTAGCGAGTTGAGGAAAGTTAAGAGATCGAGAATCTGCACCCGCATCCaccccaaaatgtaatcaactacCTGTAAGcaatatataatgtatttatcaCCTCTGTTGACGACTCTTATAAGGGGCGTAGAGTTAAACGGATGCGATCACATGACCTACGCAGCCGTTCTGGAAGGAGCTCATGTCACCAATGGAAGCCGTGATCTGCatgtctctttgtgtgtgtgttcagagaaTGGCAGATAAGGCTGTGGATTGTGGGCCGTGGACAGGATGTGCCGTCATGTTTCTGCAGTCTCTCTCCCCTGCTGTGAATCTTCTCTCGCTCTACAAAGACCAGGAGGAGGGAAAGTTCATCATCTTCAAAGTCATAAAGCTAACACTGATAGGTGAGCGCTCTACTTTCGTCTTGAATGCTAATTACGACCAAAGtcttaacgccccccccccccccccccccccccccggtcagatTCTGCAGGCCGTCTGGATGGTTATGAGATACTCAAGGTCCACGACGCCGATCCCTTCCTGGGGGTGGAGGTGAAGTTTGTGGACGTGGCGGCGTGCCAGCAGTTCCTCCAAAGCTACAGCTCCGGCGCCGTGCATCAGTCGCTCTCTCAGCACTCCGGCCGACTGCTTGCTCTCCCCCAAGAGCTCAGAGTGGAAACCCAGCTCAAGGCCAGCACGCACATCCTGGATCTCTGTCTGGACAAGCCGGAGCTCTGCCTACAACACATTCACCTGTCGCAGGTAAAGCCGGCGTCAGTCAGACCCAAAAAGCCAAATACCGTCTCCCGTTTTGGTCCTGGTTTCAAACCCTTTCCTTAATAACCAAAATGGTAAAAGTACAACATGGAGTACGTTTGTCTGGTTGAGCCAAAGCTAAAGTGAGTTTTCATTGTGCGTCAGCCGGAACGCCTCTGCGATGAGGAGATCGATCgcctggagcagctgctggagaaccAGGCCCTCCGTCCTGCTGTGCGCTCGACGACCGTCGCTCAGGAAGAGTCGCAAGTCCCCGGCAACTGCTTCAAGTTTCAGAGCAGAGTATTTGGTGAGCCCAGTTCTACTACCATTAGAAACTCTCTTGTATAAGTCGTTAAAATGTCGGTACTGCGAAGTTACAGTTGGATGCAAAAATCGTCAATCGCCATTgggtattcttttttttttgtactagTTATATAGTATTTATTAGCCAAATCAAGAAGCACATTAAATGCTCCAATACAAGATATATGAGCAACTTTTTCAACAAATAGAAGACAGAATGTGATATTTATTCACAACTACGGTCTCACAACAATTTAGACTTTTCATGAAAAGCATGTTTTATACTTTATAGAGACTTTACAACCGGATGCGCTGAGCTCTTTAAGATGTTTTATTAGCCTTTAGTCTGTTTTTCCAGGAAAACGAATCTAACATTTGGGGTTGAATAATTTTACATTGAATCATCTTTCAAACCTCCGATTCTTGAGTTAATCTACCAGGATATTCATTCAGTTCCGTCTCAGCCGACTCTCTAATCCTTATTCTACGACATGCATTATGTTTATAAACTGCATCTCACCCCACACGAATGTCTCTGTCttccatccttcatccttcGGCCCATCAGAGGACCGAATGCTGACGCCGGCAGATGTTCAGAGCTTTTCTAACGGAGTGGGTCGTCAGTGGAAGAATGTCGGGAGGGCCCTGGGGAAGAGCTGCCGGGCTCTGAAGGGCCCGGCCGTAGACAACCTGGCCTACGAGTACGAGAGAGAAGGGCTGTACGAGCAAGCCTATCAGCTGCTCAGCCGCTTCATCCAGGCGGAGGGGAGACAGGCCAAACTGGGCCGACTGGTCAAAGCACTGGAAGACTGCAAACTCACCGGCCTGGCTGAGAATATTGTGGAGGCGCAGCAACGAGAGTAACGGCGTGCGTGGAGAACCGAGAGGACCGCTCCTGTCCGTCTGCCTATATGTGTCGTGTGTTTGTCCTCGATTGACGGTTGGaatcatgcgtgtgtgtgtgtgtgtgtgtgtgtgtgtgagagagaattGATTCATATCAGTGATTAGCATTATTGATTGTTATTTTCACACAGATGAAATCACGTCACTGTATAAAACGTGCTTGAGAGTTGCATTTAAGAAACTCCTCAAACTGTTTTCGTCATGATCCTGCTTCTTAAATCCGCCTGTTGCGTCTTTATGCTACACAGCTGAAGGTTATTGggggtgcccccccctcccccatacAAAATGGTTTCATACAAATTAAatggttgtaaaaaaaaaaaaaaagtcttcttGCTTGTTTGATGCATTAGTGTAATTAAAATAGAAAGCATCATTTTGTCAAAATTCCCTCAGGTATAATTTGGTGTTAATCCTGCCTCCCTTCCATCACTGCCTGTCACGTGCACACGCATGCCGTGATTAAACTCTGCTGAGTGCTGATTCTGTGGCTGAAAGTGTGTCACGTTACGGCACTTCAGTGTAGAGACCTGTGTTTGTGGGTTTTATCTCAGCTTGGCTGTCAAAGAGGACATTTACTGATGGGCAGAGTCTCCTCAGGTTGATCTCCCTGGCTGGTTTTCATTCATGGTCCACTGtaaaagcaccccccccccttgaattTGAATATGTTAAATTCGGTTGCACTTGACAGgattttctgaaatgttgcagtaaaaaaaaaaaaccagagtCTGCTCATAGAAACAAAATTAGGGAGTTTATGACCTCCGTAACATTTCagggaaatgtttgtttttctctttctcatttacttaaaatggagTTGGCAATGTATAAATATGGATGTTATACATATTctatatttaagtatttaattCCTTGTAGTGTAAGATACATTGCTTCGAAACCAAATTTAGAAAGGTGATAACTGTGTGAAAAAACATGTCATTGcataattttctttcttttaattccGAGTTTTGTTGGTGGCCGAGAGTTtaatggtttaatttagcacaTCCTCTGTTTCCTGCTGATCACCTTCACAAGTGGAGAGTGATTAGTACGTGTATTCAAGTACTGTCCTTGAGTCTGTTTTGTATACTACTTCAaacttaaatacattttaaataaaaaaacattaagcaACAGATTGGAAAGAGTTCAAAATCTTTAATAAAGCCAATAATATAACAATAAATCACAGCCAGCggaaaaaccaaaaccaaaatcaaaacccagtcacagcaaaaaaacacaaatataaactCGACCGTGGAACATTCAATGAACAGGTGAAGGGTGAACAGGTGAGCAGCCATTTAAAGGGCAGCCAGATGATGAGGCGATGGAtcgcaggtgtgtctgctccgctccgccacgcccactggCGCGAGGGAAGGACCAGGAACTCATAAACGAACCAAGAAACGAACAAACCCCGACATGAAAGGCATGTGGAGCATTAGCATGTAAGAAAAGCGGAATGTGTTTATGTCTTAGTTACAGTAACCAACGATGTAATTATCATTTAAGAGGTGTTAtaaacacatacaaatacagtaaGTATTTCCGGTTGTCGTTTTTAACAATATTTCAACGAATACCGCGAGAAAACAAGAAGCAAACAGCAAATCACGGGCCGTGATTAAAGCTCAGCCGCTCTGACGTCAGCGAGATTGCGTCTCGCGCGCcgagccctcctcctcctccccccccccctcttcctctcgcgCCCCTCCCTGCTCGCCTTCGTGAAAAGCGCTCGCGCTTtgctttcatcatcatcatcatcatcatcaccagcgccgccctgtagagagagagagagagagagagagagagagagagagagaggttcctCTCCCCACCTAACAACAACCCCGACCCCGCAGGCTCGAGCTCAGCgaccccccccactcccccagaCCGAGGCACAGACACCCTCCCCGGGACTCCGCTTCGCCCTCGACCCGGGGCTCATGCTGTAGCAGCTAgcgcaggagagagagagagagagagagagagagagagagagagagagagagagagagagagacactgattGAGAGGCGGCGAGGGGACGACGGGATCGCTCATTCGCCTGGAATCATGGGATGTACGCTGAGCGCCGAGGAGCGCGCAGCTCTGGACCGGA is a window encoding:
- the ogfod1 gene encoding prolyl 3-hydroxylase OGFOD1 isoform X2 — its product is MAPKRQRAAGDKRAKSRKKQQLHEEAAQLGPAVGDERAKAAVKEAWSRGTPYSHGGLELDFRPFPHCVIRNFLRSEAFLQGLRRELLELNFHNKSNDLYKFQQSDDLRKRTEPHISGLRTVLFGRFRSWLGDVLGVELETTVDISCARYGYTDVLLCHDDALEGRRVAFILYLVPPWQSSDGGALDLYSTDGNFQPQSIVKSLVPSLNTLILFEVSPVSFHQVSEVLTKDKFRLSLSGWFHGPSLERPPRHTEAPVPRNPHLPRDETVLLEWISPVYLDVSYQEQIQEEFEDSSEIQLAGFLKEEKFREVREALRLAQIQWTKRGPPNKRCYEVASLDTLPQCVSACWELLHSEAFFLLLSNFTGLRLHFLCPADDDDDDDDDDCADKTKTEDDTRDGEASGSTAESQSAHASSSKALSTPVCSGELRRWSHGDYTLLHDAEAARAEYALDLVLPFCDTEWQSQFGGFTCYVANEEDEELLTVYPEDNSLALVYRDKETLKFVKHVNHRSSSDSSSTSPSRALYNFSFVYYE
- the tradd gene encoding tumor necrosis factor receptor type 1-associated DEATH domain protein, with the translated sequence MADKAVDCGPWTGCAVMFLQSLSPAVNLLSLYKDQEEGKFIIFKVIKLTLIDSAGRLDGYEILKVHDADPFLGVEVKFVDVAACQQFLQSYSSGAVHQSLSQHSGRLLALPQELRVETQLKASTHILDLCLDKPELCLQHIHLSQPERLCDEEIDRLEQLLENQALRPAVRSTTVAQEESQVPGNCFKFQSRVFEDRMLTPADVQSFSNGVGRQWKNVGRALGKSCRALKGPAVDNLAYEYEREGLYEQAYQLLSRFIQAEGRQAKLGRLVKALEDCKLTGLAENIVEAQQRE